A part of Ammospiza nelsoni isolate bAmmNel1 chromosome 9, bAmmNel1.pri, whole genome shotgun sequence genomic DNA contains:
- the LOC132076580 gene encoding cAMP-specific 3',5'-cyclic phosphodiesterase 4B-like, whose translation MMKKSRSVMTVTADEGSLDYLECGLSKSYSTSSHALGIDLWRGRRCCSGNLQLPPLAQRQTERARTPDRDTRTPDRDIVCRPTTLPLLPPPSIAITTYHDWNWELLV comes from the exons ATgatgaagaaaagcagaagtgtCATGACAGTGACTGCAGATGAG GGCTCCCTGGATTACCTGGAGTGTGGGCTCAGCAAATCCTACAGCACGTCCAGCCACGCCCTGGGCATTGACCTGTGGCGGGGCCGCCGCTGCTGCTCGGGGAACCTGCAGCTGCCCCCGCTGGCCCAGCGGCAGACGGAGCGGGCCAGGACCCCCgacagggacaccaggaccCCCGACAGGGACATCGTGTGCAGGCCCAccaccctgcccctgctgccgcCCCCCAGCATCGCCATCACCACCTACCACGACTG gaactgggagctgctggtgtga